One part of the Acetoanaerobium sticklandii genome encodes these proteins:
- the atpF gene encoding F0F1 ATP synthase subunit B: MFQNFISLGVFEVLITWANTIILFLVLKKLLFKPVKTFMENRQNEVAKAFNEADEAKAKAELLEKQYADKIAMAKSEAAEIVKEASKRGEDRFEEIVAEAKKEAERITVKANSEIEREKQKAMNEIKDDISEIAMMIASKVIQKDINSSDHDRLIKDFIDNVGDTSWQN; the protein is encoded by the coding sequence ATGTTTCAAAACTTTATAAGCCTTGGGGTATTTGAAGTATTAATTACATGGGCTAACACCATTATCTTGTTTCTAGTTCTTAAAAAACTCCTTTTCAAACCTGTTAAGACCTTTATGGAAAATAGACAGAATGAAGTTGCAAAAGCCTTTAATGAGGCAGATGAAGCGAAAGCTAAGGCAGAACTACTTGAAAAACAGTATGCTGACAAAATAGCTATGGCAAAATCTGAAGCAGCTGAAATTGTTAAGGAAGCTTCAAAAAGAGGAGAAGATCGCTTTGAAGAGATAGTAGCTGAAGCTAAGAAAGAAGCTGAAAGAATTACTGTTAAAGCCAACAGCGAGATTGAAAGAGAAAAGCAAAAGGCAATGAATGAAATCAAGGATGATATTTCTGAGATTGCTATGATGATAGCGAGCAAGGTTATTCAAAAGGATATCAATTCTTCTGATCATGACCGCCTTATTAAAGATTTTATTGATAATGTAGGTGATACATCATGGCAGAACTAG
- a CDS encoding F0F1 ATP synthase subunit delta: MAELVQQRYAGAFYEVAKELQKEDDFLEELKFIDKVLTENADFMKVLKAPMISKEEKKSLIENVFANQLSTSTFNFLKILVDKSRVAAFPQIADEFKNLLNAARNIKEVTAITAAPLSEELKAALIEKLQAITGSEIVLNHLVDSGLIGGILIKIGNEQIDGSVKSRLEGLKQDISAIIA, from the coding sequence ATGGCAGAACTAGTACAGCAAAGATATGCAGGAGCTTTTTATGAAGTAGCAAAAGAGCTTCAAAAAGAAGATGACTTTTTAGAAGAACTTAAGTTCATAGATAAAGTGCTTACTGAAAATGCTGATTTTATGAAGGTACTAAAAGCGCCTATGATATCTAAAGAAGAAAAAAAATCTTTGATAGAAAATGTATTTGCTAATCAATTATCTACTTCTACATTTAATTTCCTGAAAATTCTAGTAGATAAAAGTAGAGTAGCTGCTTTCCCTCAAATAGCTGATGAATTTAAAAATTTACTAAATGCTGCTAGAAACATAAAAGAGGTAACAGCAATAACTGCAGCTCCTCTGAGTGAAGAATTAAAAGCCGCACTTATAGAAAAATTACAAGCTATTACTGGTAGCGAAATCGTTTTAAATCACTTAGTAGATTCTGGCCTTATAGGTGGAATTTTAATTAAAATTGGTAATGAACAAATAGATGGCAGTGTAAAAAGCCGTCTAGAAGGACTAAAACAAGATATTTCAGCAATAATTGCATAG
- the atpA gene encoding F0F1 ATP synthase subunit alpha: protein MELRPEEISSIIKQQIKRYENKIDLQDVGTVIQVGDGIARIHGLEKCMAGELLQFEGDVYAMALNLEEDFVGAVMLGSDENIKEGDTVKRTGRIVEVPVGNQLLGRVLNALGQPIDGKGPINTDTFRPIETQAPGIIERKSVHEPLQTGIKSIDSMIPIGRGQRELIIGDRQTGKTTIAIDTIINQKGKDVICIYVAIGQKRSTVAQIVDTLEKAGAMDYTIVVAATASELAPLQYISPYAGCSMGEHFMHEGKHVLCVYDDLSKHAVAYRAMSLLLRRPPGREAYPGDVFYLHSRLLERAAKLSDEKGAGSLTALPIIETQAGDVSAYIPTNVISITDGQIFLESELFFSGVRPAVNPGISVSRVGGNAQIKAMKKVAGTVKLAYAQYRELQSFAQFGSDLDKDTRERLEKGERIVEVLKQPESSPIDVENQIMIIYAVNNNYLKDIEVEDISEFETEFFNYMKEAYPEVGKDIATSKNISDETEEKLKAAIEEFKTKFKNSK, encoded by the coding sequence ATGGAACTTAGACCAGAAGAAATAAGCAGCATTATAAAACAACAAATTAAAAGATATGAAAATAAAATAGATCTTCAGGATGTTGGAACAGTTATTCAGGTTGGTGACGGAATAGCTAGAATTCACGGACTAGAAAAATGTATGGCAGGTGAGCTGCTTCAGTTTGAAGGAGATGTCTATGCCATGGCCCTTAACCTTGAGGAAGATTTTGTCGGAGCCGTAATGCTTGGTTCAGATGAAAACATCAAGGAAGGGGATACTGTTAAAAGAACAGGACGTATTGTGGAGGTTCCAGTAGGAAACCAGTTACTTGGAAGAGTACTTAACGCACTTGGACAACCTATAGATGGTAAAGGACCAATAAATACAGATACATTTAGACCTATTGAAACTCAAGCGCCAGGAATCATTGAAAGAAAATCAGTTCATGAGCCTCTACAAACTGGAATAAAGTCAATTGACTCTATGATTCCTATAGGAAGAGGACAAAGAGAGCTTATTATAGGCGATAGACAAACAGGTAAAACTACAATTGCTATCGATACTATAATCAACCAAAAAGGCAAGGATGTTATATGTATTTATGTTGCTATCGGACAAAAGCGTTCAACGGTTGCTCAAATAGTTGATACTTTAGAAAAAGCAGGAGCTATGGATTATACTATTGTAGTAGCGGCTACAGCATCAGAGCTAGCACCTCTTCAATATATATCGCCATATGCAGGATGCTCTATGGGTGAACACTTTATGCATGAAGGAAAGCACGTTCTTTGCGTATACGATGATTTATCTAAGCATGCCGTTGCTTATCGTGCGATGTCACTTCTACTTAGAAGACCGCCGGGACGTGAGGCATATCCTGGAGACGTATTTTATTTGCATTCAAGATTACTTGAAAGAGCTGCAAAGCTAAGCGATGAAAAAGGAGCAGGTTCACTTACTGCGCTTCCTATAATAGAAACTCAAGCAGGAGACGTTTCTGCATACATTCCTACTAACGTTATTTCTATAACTGACGGACAGATATTCCTAGAGTCAGAGCTATTCTTCTCAGGAGTAAGACCTGCAGTAAACCCTGGTATCTCAGTTTCAAGGGTTGGAGGTAACGCTCAAATTAAAGCTATGAAAAAAGTTGCTGGTACTGTAAAGCTTGCTTATGCACAGTATAGAGAGCTTCAATCATTTGCTCAGTTTGGCTCAGACTTAGACAAGGATACTAGAGAACGTCTAGAAAAGGGAGAAAGAATCGTTGAGGTTCTAAAGCAACCAGAATCATCTCCTATAGATGTTGAAAATCAAATTATGATTATATATGCTGTAAACAATAACTATCTTAAAGATATTGAAGTTGAAGACATCAGTGAATTTGAAACTGAATTCTTTAATTATATGAAAGAAGCTTATCCAGAAGTTGGAAAGGATATAGCTACTAGCAAGAATATCTCAGATGAAACAGAAGAAAAACTAAAGGCTGCTATTGAAGAATTCAAGACTAAGTTCAAAAACAGTAAGTAG
- the atpG gene encoding ATP synthase F1 subunit gamma: MAGVGMKDIKRRIKSVESTMQITKAMELVASSKLRKAKEKVENSRPYFNTLYDTMRKISRSTKGLKSQFTVDRDTGKKGYIVVAGDRGLAGGYNSNVLKMAVNHMDNQKYPVIAVGKKSMDFFNKRGYPLHGKFSSGAESIEVAEIHQISEEAIALYKSGEIDELYIVFTKFVSTLTQEPQIIKLLPLKFDDEGATAKSSLTVYEPSPEGVFDYLVPKYIDGIIFGAIVESFASEQGARRTAMESATDNAEDMIGSLQLKYNRARQATITQEISEIVAGAEALK; the protein is encoded by the coding sequence ATGGCAGGAGTTGGAATGAAGGACATCAAAAGGCGTATCAAAAGCGTTGAGAGCACGATGCAAATCACTAAAGCAATGGAGCTTGTGGCATCTTCAAAGCTTAGAAAAGCCAAAGAAAAGGTTGAAAATTCCAGACCTTATTTCAATACACTTTATGATACTATGAGAAAAATTTCTCGTAGCACAAAGGGACTGAAATCTCAATTTACAGTGGATAGAGATACGGGTAAAAAAGGATATATCGTTGTTGCTGGAGATAGAGGACTAGCAGGAGGATATAACTCGAATGTTCTAAAGATGGCTGTAAATCACATGGATAATCAAAAATATCCAGTTATAGCAGTGGGAAAAAAATCAATGGACTTCTTCAACAAAAGAGGATATCCACTTCATGGAAAGTTCTCTTCTGGAGCAGAATCTATAGAAGTAGCAGAAATTCATCAAATTTCAGAAGAAGCTATTGCGCTTTATAAATCAGGTGAAATAGATGAGCTGTATATAGTATTTACTAAATTCGTATCTACACTTACTCAAGAACCGCAGATAATTAAATTGCTGCCTCTTAAGTTTGATGATGAAGGAGCTACAGCTAAATCTAGTTTAACTGTATATGAGCCATCGCCAGAAGGTGTATTTGATTATTTAGTACCTAAGTATATAGATGGAATAATATTTGGAGCAATCGTTGAATCATTTGCATCTGAGCAAGGAGCTAGAAGAACAGCAATGGAATCAGCTACAGACAATGCAGAAGATATGATAGGGTCGCTTCAGCTTAAGTATAATAGAGCTAGACAAGCAACTATAACTCAAGAAATATCAGAGATTGTTGCAGGAGCAGAAGCACTGAAGTAA